From Tripterygium wilfordii isolate XIE 37 chromosome 13, ASM1340144v1, whole genome shotgun sequence, the proteins below share one genomic window:
- the LOC120012500 gene encoding uncharacterized protein LOC120012500, whose protein sequence is MTVKLDMSKAYDRLSFVQREALDKYFFCRAEDDDWSCIYDILTAYGRISGQMINYNKTSVFFSRFTYTQLRVRMISMIGAAEAKRYNRYLGLPAMIGRSRRSVFHYILDKLRKKINCWSHRNLSQAGEEIFVKAVLQAVPTYAMQLFKFPKSLCNDI, encoded by the exons ATGACAGTGAAGCTTGATATGAGTAAAGCTTATGATAGG TTATCATTTGTCCAACGAGAGGCATTAGACAAG tattttttttgtcgAGCTGAGGATGATGATTGGAGTTGCATTTATGATATTTTAACCGCATATGGTAGAATTTCCGGACAGATGATTAATTACAACAAGACTAGTGTCTTCTTTAGTAGATTTACGTATACTCAATTAAGGGTAAGAATGATATCAATGATTGGTGCAGCGGAAGCTAAGAGGTATAATCGTTACTTGGGTTTGCCGGCAATGATTGGTAGATCTAGAAGGAGTGTTTTCCACTATATCTTGGATAAGTTACGAAAGAAGATTAATTGTTGGTCTCATCGCAATTTATCTCAGGCTGGGGAAGAAATTTTCGTCAAAGCTGTCCTTCAGGCTGTACCGACTTATGCTATGCAGTTGTTCAAGTTTCCAAAAAGTCTTTGTAATGATATTTGA